The DNA segment TCATGACGGTACACGCCGCCAAGGGCCTCGAGTGGCCCGTGGTCTTCCTCCCGCGCATTTCCTCGCGGGTGTTCCCGAGCAGCTTGCGGACCCGGCCGCCAGAGACGTTCCTGCCGCCGGGATCCTACGACACCGGCCCCTACGTCGGCGGCGACGACGGCGAACGGCGGCTCTGGTACGTCGCGCTGACCCGCTGCGCCAAGTTCCTGCACATCTCATCGCTGGACCGGCACCGCACCAGACCCACCCCGTACTTCCGTGAGATCGTTCACCCCTGCGCCTTTCCGCCGGGGAGCGAACCGCCTGAACACGCGCACATCGAGCCAACCCCTCCGGCGGATTCCAACCTGCTTCAGACCACCTACTCCGACCTGGCCGCATTCCGGCGCTGCGAGAGGGAATATCAGTTGCGGGCGCTCATGGACTTCAGCCCGGGCGTCGGCGAACAGTTCGGATACGGCCAGCGCATTCACGACATCCTTGCCGAAGTGCACAACAGGGCGATCGGCGGCGAGACCATCACTGCCGATGTCATCCGCGATCTCGTCGCCCGACGGTTCCGTCTTCGTTACACGCGGGGCAAGCCCTTCTATATCCTCCGCGACGCGGCCGAGAGGGCGCTGGTTCGATATGTCGCACGCGCCGGCGACGCCCTCTCCCGTGCACGTGCCGCCGAAAAGCCCTTCGAACTCGTCGACCGAGAATCCGACGCCCTGATCGCCGGCGTCGTCGACCTCCTCGAGCGCCCGGAAGAAGCAGACGAATCCGCTCCCCCTTCCCAGCGAGAGATCATCGGGCTCGTCGACTTCAAGGCGAGCCGCATTGGCACAGTGGAGGAGTACGAAGCGACCGTGGAGGCGGCACGGGAACAGCTCCAACTCTACGCCGTCGGCGTCGGCTACGCCTTCGGCATGGAGTCCGCAAAAGCCACCGCCCGCATCCTCTCACCCAAACCGCTTCCCGACGAAGTCACGGCGAGCGGCCGCGACGAATGGATCAAGGTCGCGGTCGACCGGGAAGCCCAGGAGGCAGCCGAAGCCAAACTCTTCGATACGGTGAGCCAGTTGAGGGAACGGCTGCAGAACCGCGACTTTCCTACTTCAGGCGCGTCGGGCGGAAAGTGCGGCCGATGCGATTTCCAGACGTTCTGCCCAGGCTACGACGAGTTCGTTGCGGAGGGCGGCTCAGCCGCCACGAACACGCCCGCCGAGGAAGTGGAACGCGAAACCGATCTCTTGGCCGAGGACGCGGATGCCCGGTCGACGCCCTAGTCACGCCGAGCAGAGTCTCTTGGACTTCTGGCGCGAACCGAGCGCGAGCTTTCCCCACCCGCTGCTCAAGGGCATCACGCTCGAAGGCCCGCCGCCCTTGCGAGGCATCCAGAAGATCCACGCGCCCTTCGACTACCCCATTACCGCCATCTGCGGCAGGAACGGGGCCGGCAAGAGCACGTTGCTGGGCTTGGCTGCGCTCTCAGCGGCACGTCCCGACGGTTGGCGTAGGTCTCCGCGCCCAATCCCCGCCGTACGCCGCCGCTTGCGTCGCATGATCTTTGCCTGGGACGAATTCTTCTTCCGTCGCCCCAGTGATCCGACGTCCGCCGGCCTCACGGTTCGATTCGACTACACACTCGGGGGAGACGACCTTCAGATTGCCAGGTTCAGAACAGAAAAGAGTCGGTGGGCCAACGCCCCGGATCCCGGCCGGTCCCGTGCCGTGCGGTTTCCCAAACGCGCCATCGACTTCGTCTCGCTCTCCCGCATTCTCCCTCCGGCTGAACTCGGCGCGCTTCGGCGGCGTCATTCCGGCGCATCCTCCCCCGAAATCACACCGCTCACCGCGCCCGCCACCGAGGCCATGTCAGCCATTCTCGGCCAGTCGTACAACTCGGTAGAAGTTCACACCAACGGAGGCATGCCGCTCGCCCACTGCGAAACCGCCTCCTCCTACACCGGCTTCGATATGGGCTCGGGGGAAGCCTCCGCCATCGCCATACTCTCCGCCCTCGAGCGTCTTCCGGTCGGCGGCCTCCTGCTGATCGAGGAGATCGAACACGGGTTCCATCCAGAAGCCCAGAAACACCTGATTCGCGAACTCACGCGTCTCATCTCCGAGCGGAAAAAACAGATCGTCTGCACCACGCACTCGGAGTACATCCTCGACGCCCTGCCGCGTGAGGGGCGTCTGCTCTTGGAACGCGAGCCCGACGGCCATCGCGTGAGCGCGGGACCGACGACACGCCAGGCGATGTCCAGCATGATCGGAACGCCACAACCCGAACTGACCGTATACGTCGAG comes from the Candidatus Palauibacter soopunensis genome and includes:
- a CDS encoding AAA family ATPase; protein product: MDFWREPSASFPHPLLKGITLEGPPPLRGIQKIHAPFDYPITAICGRNGAGKSTLLGLAALSAARPDGWRRSPRPIPAVRRRLRRMIFAWDEFFFRRPSDPTSAGLTVRFDYTLGGDDLQIARFRTEKSRWANAPDPGRSRAVRFPKRAIDFVSLSRILPPAELGALRRRHSGASSPEITPLTAPATEAMSAILGQSYNSVEVHTNGGMPLAHCETASSYTGFDMGSGEASAIAILSALERLPVGGLLLIEEIEHGFHPEAQKHLIRELTRLISERKKQIVCTTHSEYILDALPREGRLLLEREPDGHRVSAGPTTRQAMSSMIGTPQPELTVYVEDAFAEKLVRQALPGEHRLRVRIVPIGSGADVVRQLRNHLRAGLDGPAICVLDGDVTQNQLEAWSNAQDLDSTDSCLRLPGESPPETWVLDALLTDDQYHEELARSARLEAGPLAATLQRLRSTSAHHDIPRDFALRYGIDEELAPYLITACVADHPDLQPIRDHVASYLNGA